One Spinacia oleracea cultivar Varoflay chromosome 4, BTI_SOV_V1, whole genome shotgun sequence DNA segment encodes these proteins:
- the LOC110797605 gene encoding uncharacterized protein: protein MSGGTPNPKLKRIRKYIDSVNIISQERLIHAFQIDQPEEVKPEDVESTEDSLEGAKMGERTLKEMAAPNTGDDPLCIVFPKLDKPLKLNSGFLNLLPKYYGKSGENPHRHLKEFKVVCSSMNLEGVEQDHIRLHAFPFSLQDVAKDWLYDLPAGSITTWNVMASTFLRKYFPASLIGSIGKEICGIRQHDNESLYEYWERFKRLCSSCPQHQISDQLSIQYFYEGLLPTDRGMIDASSGGALVDKTPTQARALISNMAQNTQHHGTRNDVKKVNGVDLSGIQNQLQENAQQIATLTTLVSKIVASNESKARVCGICCNESHPTDKCPDLHSEDVNAIGGYSGQRKYDPYSQTYNEGWKDHPNLRYGNRPQLPQSN, encoded by the coding sequence ATGAGTGGTGGCACACCTAATCCTAAACTCAAGCGAATCAGGAAATATATTGATTCGGTAAACATCATAAGTCAAGAGAGATTAATCCACGCTTTTCAAATTGATCAACCAGAAGAAGTGAAACCAGAGGACGTTGAATCAACAGAAGATAGTCTAGAAGGAGCAAAAATGGGTGAAAGAACCTTGAAGGAGATGGCAGCCCCAAATACGGGCGATGATCCTCTCTGCATTGTGTTTCCAAAGTTGGACAAACCCCTCAAACTGAATTCAGGTTTCCTTAATCTTCTTCCCAAATACTATGGGAAGTCAGGTGAGAATCCTCATCGACATTTAAAagagtttaaggttgtttgttctTCTATGAATCTTGAAGGAGTTGAACAAGATCATATTAGATTGCatgcttttcctttttctttgcaaGATGTGGCTAAAGATTGGTTGTATGATCTTCCTGCTGGATCAATTACGACTTGGAATGTTATGGCATCAACTTTTCTACGAAAGTACTTTCCAGCAAGTCTAATTGGATCCATCGGGAAGGAGATATGTGGCATTAGGCAGCATGATAATGAGTCCTTATATGAGTATTGGGAACGTTTTAAGAGATTGTGTTCCTCCTGTCCCCAACATCAGATTAGTGACCAACTATCAATTCAGTACTTTTATGAAGGCCTATTGCCTACTGATAGGGGTATGATAGATGCTTCGAGTGGGGGGGCACTAGTGGATAAAACACCAACCCAAGCTAGGGCTTTAATTTCTAATATGGCTCAGAACACCCAACACCATGGTACTAGAAATGATGTTAAAAAAGTAAATGGAGTTGATTTAAGTGGTATTCAGAATCAATTACAAGAAAATGCTCAACAAATTGCTACTTTAACTACTCTTGTGTCTAAAATTGTTGCTAGTAATGAGTCTAAAGCTAGAGTGTGTGGAATTTGTTGTAATGAGTCTCATCCTACTGATAAATGTCCTGACTTGCATTCTGAGGATGTGAATGCTATAGGTGGTTATTCTGGTCAAAGAAAATATGATCCTTACTCACAAACTTATAATGAAGGTTGGAAAGACCACCCTAACCTAAGGTATGGAAATAGACCACAACTTCCACAATCTAATTAA